A genomic stretch from Petrimonas mucosa includes:
- a CDS encoding DUF4492 domain-containing protein — protein sequence MESNAKKIRFNWFTMFWDGFTGMSRLGRTLWLIVIVKLIVMFAILRPIFFPDFLKKQVEDESQKAEYVREQLIERSSIDSVE from the coding sequence ATGGAATCAAATGCAAAAAAAATAAGATTCAATTGGTTTACCATGTTTTGGGATGGCTTTACCGGCATGTCCAGGCTCGGCAGAACCTTGTGGTTGATCGTGATTGTAAAGCTTATCGTCATGTTTGCCATACTTAGGCCCATCTTTTTTCCCGATTTTCTCAAAAAACAGGTAGAGGACGAGTCGCAAAAGGCCGAGTATGTACGTGAACAACTGATTGAGCGTTCCTCTATCGATTCGGTGGAATAG
- a CDS encoding DUF3467 domain-containing protein, whose protein sequence is MDNFNNENQIQIELSEEIAQGTYSNLAIISHSSSEFVIDFIRVVPGIPKAKVKSRIILTPEHAKRLLWALRDNIEKFEKMNGSISVNNENPGFLPPIGGMGQA, encoded by the coding sequence ATGGATAATTTCAACAACGAAAATCAGATTCAAATAGAACTCTCGGAGGAAATTGCCCAGGGAACCTATTCCAATCTAGCCATAATCTCACACTCTTCATCGGAATTCGTGATAGACTTTATCCGGGTGGTTCCGGGTATTCCCAAAGCAAAAGTAAAATCACGCATAATCCTTACACCTGAGCATGCCAAACGGCTTCTCTGGGCGTTGAGGGACAATATAGAGAAATTTGAAAAGATGAACGGGAGCATATCGGTGAACAACGAGAATCCCGGTTTTCTTCCTCCGATAGGAGGAATGGGACAGGCATGA